A stretch of the Corylus avellana chromosome ca6, CavTom2PMs-1.0 genome encodes the following:
- the LOC132184216 gene encoding probable purine permease 5 translates to MQPLLEPGERMEEASREPSVSLRSKISTYMTMAWEAYKKKPISHWVLLFLSCAAMLVAFPASSLLSRLYYSNGGTSKWIISWVAVAGWPLTALILFPTYFFCKTFPSPLNLKLTLSYIVLGFLSAADNLMYAYAYAYLPASTAALLASSSLVFSALFGYLLVKNKLNASMINAIVIITAAMTIIALDSDSDTYGDITNSQYIIGFIWDILGSALHGLIFALSELVFVKLLGRRSFHVVLEQQLMVSLFAFIFTTIGVVVSKDFQGMKSEAKSFEGGTTSYLLVLIWGAITFQLGVLGATAVLFLSSTVLAGVLNAIRVPITSIAAVILLHDPMSGFKILSLVITFWGFGSYIYGSTSFGKDSS, encoded by the exons ATGCAACCTCTGCTGGAACCAG GTGAGAGGATGGAGGAGGCATCACGAGAGCCTTCTGTTTCATTACGGAGCAAGATATCCACCTATATGACCATGGCTTGGGAAGCATACAAAAAGAAGCCAATCTCACATTGGGTTCTTCTATTTCTGAGTTGTGCAGCAATGCTTGTGGCCTTCCCTGCTTCTAGCCTTCTTTCTCGTCTCTATTATTCGAATGGTGGCACGAGCAAGTGGATCATTTCATGGGTGGCAGTTGCAGGGTGGCCTCTAACTGCTTTGATCTTATTTCCTACATACTTCTTTTGTAAAACCTTTCCTAGTCCTCTGAACTTAAAACTCACTCTTTCCTACATTGTGCTGGGTTTCTTAAGTGCTGCTGACAATCTCATGTATGCATATGCATATGCTTACCTGCCAGCTTCTACTGCTGCTCTTCTGGCATCATCATCCCTTGTGTTTTCTGCACTATTTGGGTATCTTCTTGTGAAGAACAAACTGAATGCCTCGATGATAAATGCCATTGTCATCATTACTGCCGCGATGACCATCATTGCTTTGGATTCAGATTCAGATACATATGGAGATATCACTAATAGCCAATACATCATTGGCTTTATCTGGGATATTTTGGGATCTGCTCTCCATGGGCTCATTTTTGCTCTTTCAGAGCTAGTTTTTGTGAAGTTGTTGGGTAGAAGGTCCTTCCATGTTGTGTTGGAGCAACAACTCATGGTTTCTCTGTTTGCCTTCATATTTACCACAATTGGGGTTGTTGTGAGTAAAGATTTTCAAGGGATGAAATCCGAGGCTAAAAGTTTCGAGGGCGGCACAACTTCTTATCTCCTTGTTCTCATCTGGGGTGCGATCACTTTTCAGCTGGGGGTACTGGGAGCTACTGCTGTGCTTTTCTTGTCATCCACTGTGCTTGCTGGTGTGCTCAATGCAATCAGGGTACCCATCACAAGCATTGCAGCTGTTATATTGTTACATGACCCCATGAGCGGCTTCAAAATTCTCTCTCTGGTGATTACCTTTTGGGGATTtggctcatatatatatggcaGCACGTCCTTTGGTAAAGATTCCTCATAA